The following is a genomic window from Thioclava electrotropha.
CACCTGATCGGCCCCTTCGAGGTCGAAAGCGCGCTGATCGAGCACCCGGCGGTGGCCGAGGCCGCCGTGATCGGCCTGCCCGACGAGACCGCAGGCGAGGTCGTGAAGGCCTATGTCGCGCTCAATCCGGGGTTCGAGCCCTCCGAGGACCTCGAACGCGACATCCGGGGCCTCGCGCGCAAAAAGCTCGGCGCGGCGGTCGCCCCGCGCGAGGTGGTGTTCCGCAAAACCCTGCCAAAGACCCGTTCGGGCAAGATCATGCGCCGTCTGCTGAAGGCGCGCGAGCTGGGCCTGCCGGAAGGCGATATTTCGACGCTGGAGAGTGACGAGACATGACTGCCGATAAACCGCATCTGACCCATGACTACATCCGCGAATTGCTCACGGCGATGATCCGTGTGCGCCATTTCGAGGATAAATGCGCCGAGCTCTACACGCAGGAGAAAATCCGCGGCTTCCTCCATCTCTACGATGGCGAGGAGGCGGTGGCCTCTGGCGTGATCCCGCGGCTTGGCCCCGAGGATCGCGTTGTGGCGACCTATCGCGAGCACGGCCATGCGTTGGTGCGCGGCGTGCCGATGGAGCGCGTGATGGCCGAGATGTATGGCAAGGCCACCGGTGCCTCGGGCGGGCGGGGCGGCTCGATGCATATCTTCGACGCTGAGCGAAATTTCTACGGCGGCAACGCGATCGTGGGGGGCGGGCTGCCGCTGGCCGTGGGGCTCGCGCTGCGCGACCGGATGATGGGTGCGCCCAATGTCACCGCCTGCTTCTTCGGCGAAGGCGCGGTAGCCGAGGGCGAGTTCCACGAGTCGATGAACCTCGCGCAGCTCTGGTCGCTGCCGGTGCTCTTCGTCTGCGAGAATAACGGCTACGCGATGGGCTCGGCCCTGGCGCGCACCGAGGCTGTGACCGACATCCGGCGCAAGGCGGCCGCCTATGGCACGGTGACGGAACAGGTGGACGGGATGGACGTGGTCGCGGTCGAAGCCGCCACCCGCCGCGCGCTCGCCGCGATCCGCGAGACCGGCAAGCCCTATTTCCTTGAATGCCTGACCTATCGGTTCCGGGCGCATTCGATGTTCGACGCCCAGCTCTATCGCGACAAGGACGAGGTGGCCGCGTGGCGCGAGAAAGGGCCGATCGTGCGGTTCCAGTCATGGCTCTACAAGAGCGGGCTTATGCATCCCGAGGAGGTCGCGCAGATCGAGGCGGACGTCGAAGACGAGATCGCCGCCGCCGTGGCCTATGCCGAGGCGAGCGAGTGGGAGCCGCTCGAGACGCTCACCCGTCATGTCATGGCCGAGGATCGCCCCGCGCCGCCCGCGCCGCCAGAGCCAAGCACCGAGACCGTCGAGATGACCTATCGCGAGGCGGTCAAGCAGGGCATTCGCGACGCGATGAGCCGTGACGAGCGGGTCTTCCTGATGGGCGAGGATGTGGGCGCATACGGTGGCTGCTACGCGGTCTCGAAAGGGTTGATGGACGAGTTTGGCGAAGATCGCATACGCGACACGCCGCTGTCGGAGTCCGGCTTCACCGGGGCTGGAATTGGCGCTGCGGCGGCGGGGATGCGACCCATCGTCGAGGTGATGACGGTGAATTTCTCGCTGCTCGCGCTCGACCAGATCATGAACACCGCCGCCACGATCCGGCATATGTCGGGCGGGCAGTTCGGCGCGCCCGTAGTGATCCGCCTCGCGACCGGCGCGGGCAAGCAGCTGGCGGCGCAGCATTCCCATTCGCTCGAAGGGTGGTACGCGCATATTCCTGGGCTGCGGGTCTTGGCGCCTGCCACGCTGGAGGACGCGCGCGGGATGCTCTGGACCGCTATTGAGGATCCCGATCCGGTGCTGATCTTCGAGAACGTCATGCTCTACAACATGACGGGCCAGATCGCGGCGAATGCCGGGCCGGTCGATATCGACAGGGCCGCGATCCGGCGCGCGGGCAAGGATATCAGCCTGATCACCTATGGCGGATCGCTGTGGAAGACGCTGGAGGCGGCCGAGGTGCTGGCAGGCGAGGGGATCGAGGCGGAAGTGATCGACCTGCGGTCCCTGCGGCCGCTCGATGACGAGACGATCATGGCCTCGCTCGCGCGCACGCGCCGCGCGGTGATCGTGGATGAGGGCTGGCGGTCGGGCTCGCTTTCGGCCGAGATCGCGGCCCGGATCGGCGAGAAATCCTTCTGGCATCTCGATGCGCCGGTGGGGCGGGTTGGCTCGGCCGAGGTGCCGATCCCCTATCCCAAACATCTCGAGGACGCCGCCATTCCGCAGGTGCCCGCCATTGCCGCCGCCGTGAAGGCGGCGCTCGGGAAAGGGTGACGCGATGGCCGTTTTCAAGATGCCCTCGCTCGGCGCGGATATGGAGGCGGGCAAGCTGGTCGAATGGCTGGTGAAGCCCGGCGATACGGTCAAGCACGGCGATATCGTCGCGGTGGTCGAGACCCAGAAGGGCGCGATCGAGATCGAGGTTTTCGAGGACGGCGTGGTCGAAAAGCTGATGGCAGAGCTTGGGCAAGACTTGCCCGTCGGCGCGCCGCTCGCCATTATTCAGGCACCGGGGGAGGCTGCGGAGGCCCCAACGCAGACCGCGCCGCCAGTTGCGCCGCAGGCCCCCGCCGAACCTGCCGCGCCTGCGGCGGAAGCAGCGCCGCCAACCGCTCCGCCCGCAGCAACCCCATCAGGGATCGCCGCATCACCTGCCGCCAAGGCGCGCGCGGCGGAATTGGGGATCGCGCTGGAGAGCCTCACCGGCAGCGGGCCGGGAGGCGCAATCGTCCTCGCCGATGTCGAGGCGACGAAACCCGCCGCGGCAACGTCCCCGGCGCAAGATCGCGGTGCCTATCTCGCCGAGATGCGCAAGGCGATCGCCGCCGCGATGGCCCGGTCGAAACGCGAGATCCCGCATTACTACGTCACCCACACGATCGACCTCAGCGCCGCGAGCGATTGGCTGAGCGCCGCCAATGCGGACCGCCCACCCGAAGAGCGCATCCTGATGGGCGCGCTCCTGATGAAGGCGATGGCGCTGGCCGCGCGTGAGGAAAAGGCGGTGAACGGGCATTTCGGGGAAGACGGGTTCACGCCCTCCGCGGCGATCCATCTCGGGCTGGCCATTGCGCTCAGGGGCGGTGGGCTTGTCGCGCCTGCTATCCTCGATGCCGACAAGAAGAGCCTGCAGGATTTGATGGAGGCGATGCGCGACCTCACGATGCGCGCGCGTGCCGGGCGGCTCAAAAGCTCGGAGATGAGCATGGCGACGCTGACCTTCTCGGCGCTCGGCGAAAGCGGGGTCGAGGCGATGGCCGGTATCATCGTGCCGCCGCAGGTCGCCATCGTGACGGCCGGTGCGCCCGGCCTGCAAGCGTTGGTGCGCGAAGGCAAGGTGATCGCCGCGCAGGCCGTCACGCTGACCCTCGCCGCCGATCACCGCGTGAGCGATGGGCGGCTGGGCTCGAAATTCCTGGCCGCGATCGACGCGAAGCTGCAAACCCCGGAGGAGCTATGACCGAAGACGAAATCCGCAGCGCCTATATCGAGGAACTCGTGCGCGTCGCCCCCGATCTCGATCCCGCCGAAATCGCGGGATCGGACCATCTTCAGGACGATCTCGAGCTCGACTCGATGGATATCCTGAACCTGGTGATCGCGCTCAACCAGCGCTTCGGCGTCGCGATTGCAGAGGCGGATTATCCCCAGATCGCCACACCGGATCTTGCTGCGGCGTTTCTAGCCAAGCGGGTTTGAAGGATCGGCTTAGGCGGTCAGTTGCGGCATCCGATGTCTGATGGCGGTCGAACCGGGCTGATGCTGATGGGGAGCACCGCCGCACGTATCGCTCTAAGTCGGGGCACAAATCGGGGGGCTTCGCTTCTCGCCCGGAGGCCAGCCACTCCAAACTGACCCTGCCGGACCACCCGCTGAGCATTCAACTCAGAGGGGATTTCGGCACGCCGTGAGTCAATTCGCTGTTACCGCGGAAAAAACTGAGGAAATCCGCAATGCGCGGAGTCGCATTCCTTTGTTAACAGTGGGTTATTCGCAACAATTGTCTATTAGCAAAAATGTTATTTTCGGGAGGGCCCCGGCTGTATCACGAGCCTCTTGCGCCCTTGACGAGTTAGAGATGGAGATCGTTATGATCGAAACGCGTATCGAAGTAGAGTGCTTGGAAGACGGGGCCATCCGGGTACGCAGAGGTGCGTGGTCGGACCGTGTGCCGCGTGCGCGGATCGACCACTGGGCAGACCACTATGAGCTGATGCATCTCAATAATGGCAATGCCGGCTATCTCGAACTCGCGCATGCCCTGCGGGAGGCCAAGGCGAAACTCCTGTCTTGATTGAACTGGACAGGCTGTCGCGGCTGCCTTCGTCCTGACCCGTTCTCCAGACGTCTATCGCCCGTAGGCAGAGTTTTCCGGCTTTGCTCAGGGTGACGGGCTGCGACGCAAGCGATACGCTTGTTTGTCGAGAATGGAGACAAACATGAGAATCGCGCTCGTCCAGCCGCTGCCGCTTCCCTCTGACCCGGCGCAGATTTTTGCGCATATCGAGACCTGGGTGAGCGGCCTGTCGTCGCTCGGAGCCGATCTCGTCGTGCTGCCCGAGCTGATCTTGCCCGGCTACAACCGGCCCGAGGATCATCGCGCGCAGGCGCAGCCGCTCGGGGGAGAGTGGTGCGCCACGATGGGCGATATCGCGCGCAAATACGAATGCGCGATCTGCTATGGCTGGGCCGAACGGCTGGGCGATGACGTGTTCAACGCGGCGTCTGTGCTAGAAAAGACAGGCGCGCGGGTCGGGCACTATCGCAAGATCCAGCTTTTTGGCGAGATGGAGCGCGCGAGCTTCGCCTTCGGGACGGAAACGCCGCCCGTCTTCGAGTTGAATGGCGTCCGGACCGGCCTGCTGATCTGCTACGACATCGAGTTCCCGGAACACGCACGGACCTTGGCGAGAGCGAAGGCGGAGTTGATCCTCGTGCCGACGGCGAACCCGGTTGGCTACGATCACGTCCCCGATCTGCTCGTGCGGGCGCGCGCGAATGAGAACGCGGCCGTCGTGGTCTATGCGAATTACGCCGGTCCTGATCGCGATATCGACTTCGGTGGCAAGTCCATCATCGCGGGCCCAGACGGGCAGGCGGTGGCGCAGGCAGGAAGCGGGCCGACGACGTTGATTGCCGAGCTGCCGAAATCCGCGGAATATCCAAGCGAGGTCATCTCGGTTCAGCTCGATGATCTGCGCAGCGTCGAATAGCCGAGGGGCTTCGCGGCTCCGCAGCATTTGAAATTCTGCCTTCCGAGCATAGCTCCGGATTAGGCGCGGCTTAGGGCGGGGCGACAGTCCAACCTAGGTTGGGGCAGATATTTCGGAGGGCACATGGAAATCAACGCGGAATTCTCGGAGCGCGTGCTCGTTCATTCCGACACGCTCGACTGGCACGGCTCGCCGTCGGCGGGTGTCGAGCGGCGGATGCTCGACCGGATCGGCGACGAGGTGGCGCGGGCGACGAGCATCGTGCGCTTCGCCCCGGGGCACAGTTTCTCGGCGCACACGCATGGCGGCGGCGAGGAATATCTCGTGCTCGAAGGCGTGTTCCAGGACGAGAGCGGCGATTATCCGGCGGGGACTTATGTGCGCAATCCGCCGCAGACCCGGCACCGGCCGGGATCGGAAGGTGGCTGCACGATCTTCGTGAAGCTCTGGCAGTTCGACCCGGACGACCGCAACCAGTTTCACAAGGATATGCGGGCCGATCTGACCCAGACCGGCGAGGGCGTGGAGTGCGCTGAACTTCATCGCGACGCGCGGGAGATCGTCCGCTATTTCCGGCTCGCGCCGGATGCGACCCTGTCGCTAGATGATCCGGGCGGGATGGAGTTGCTCGTGCTAGGCGGAACGCTGTCCGAAGGCGGCGATGACCTGCGCGAGGGATCGTGGCTGCGCTTGCCTGACGGGCAGCCGCTGCAGGTTCAGGCCGGGTCGGGCGGCGCCGAGTTCTGGATCAAGACGGGGCATCTGCGCTTTGTTGCCGCGCCGGATCAGTGACGGGAAACGATCTCTCACAATGACGAGGCTTCCATGAAAACGCAGGTCGCGATCGTGGGCGGCGGGCTCGCGGGCTTGGCGCTCGCGCGGCATCTGCACGCGCGCGGTGTCTCTTTCGAATTGTTCGAGGCGCGGCCGCGCTTTGGCGGTCGGATCAAGGCGCTTGAGACCGCAACGGGCAGGGTCGATCTCGGCCCGTCATGGTTCTGGCCCGGCCAGCCCCGGATCGCCGCGCTCACCGAGGCGCTGAACCTGCGCAAGTTCGAGCAGTTCGCGCGCGGCGCGGTGTCGCTGGAAGATGCGAGCGGCGACGTTCACCGCAATATGGGCTTTGCCAGCATGGCGGGGTCGTGGCGTCTCGAAGGCGGCATGGTCGCGCTGACGAATGCGCTTGCCGCTGAGCTTCCCCCCGCGCAGCTTCATCCCGGGGCGCGCGTCGTCGGGATCGGGGCAGGGCCCTCGGTCACACTCGAGGACGGCCAGGCCTGCGAGGCCGAGAATGTCGTGCTTGCCGTGCCGCCGCGCGTCGCAGAGCAGATGACCTTTGAACCGGAGCTGAGCGATGCGCAGAGGCAGGTGCTCCGCGCGATCCCTACTTGGATGGCGGGGCACGCGAAATTCGTAGCCCTCTACGAGCGACCGTTCTGGCGCGAAGCCGGGCTGTCGGGCGATGCGATGAGTCAGCGCGGGCCTCTGGCGGAAATCCACGATGCGTCCGGGCCGGACGGCACGCCCGCCGCTCTGTTCGGCTTTCTGGGCGTGCCGGCGCGGGCACGGATCGGGCAGGAGGAGGTGGTCAAAGCTGCGGCCCTCGAGCAGCTTGGCCGGATATTTGGGCCCGAGGCGGCCAACCCGCTGACCTATGCGCTCGAAGACTGGGCCGTCGCGCCCGAAACGGCGACGGAGGCCGATCTCGAACCGCTCAGGTTCCACCCCGATTACGGCCTGCCGTCGGTGCTGCGCGGGCTCCGTGAGGGCCGTGTGCATTTCGCGTCTTCGGAAACCGCGCCCGAGATGGGCGGCTACATGGAAGGCGCGCTGGCGGCGGCGGAGCGCGTGGTGCGTGACCTCGTGGGAGGGTTCGGGGCGACCCCATAGCCCGACGCGCCCAGCCCCCCTGTCACAACACGATTGACCCGCCCCGGATTGACCATATTCTTGAGTCTCGGGTGAATCTTGGTTCGCCTCGGCAATCGGATCTGAGGGAGGAGAGACGATATGTGCCATGTTTTTGCGGGTCAGGACCCGGAGCGCTATTCCAGCGAGACGCGCAGGCTGCGGCTCAACGGCCAGAGCACGAGCATCCGGCTCGAGAACGCATTCTGGGACATTCTCGACGAGATCGCCGCGCGCGATGGGGTGTCCACGCCGACCTTTATCTCGACGCTGCATGCGGAAGTGCTGGAGCTGCGCGGGGAGCCGTCGAACTTCACGTCGCTGCTGCGCTGTGCGTGCCTGAAATTCATGGAAATCTCGACCGATCGTGCCCCGCTCGCGGTCGCCGCAGAGTAAGCGCAAGCCTGACGTCAAACATTCTTCAGGGGTAGTATAGACCTACTACCCGCCCCACCGCGGCCCGCTGCTAGGCTCTCAGGACAACTGACAGCACTACAGCGGGAGCAACCGGTGGCAAAATCCATTCATTCCATGATCCGTGTCCTCGACGAGGACCGCTCGGTCGCGTTTTACGACAAGGCTTTCGGCCTCAAGGTCGCCGACCGTCTCGACTTTCCGGATTTCACGCTCGTCTATCTGAGCAATCCCGAAAGCGAGTTCGAACTGGAACTCACCGTCAACAAGGGCCGGACCGAGCCCTATGACCTCGGCGATGGCTATGGCCATTTCGCGGTCTCGGTCGATGATCTCGAAGCCGAACACAAGCGCTTCGAGGCGGAGGGCCTCGCGCCTCGCAAACTCGTGGAATTCGCGCCGGCAGGGGAGGTCGTCGCGAAGTTCTTTTTCGTGGCCGATCCGGACGGATACCAGATCGAGGTGCTCGCGCGCGAAGGCCGCTTCAAGTGAGATTTTCCTAAGGGAGACATCAGGGAGGAGACGACAATGGCAACCAAGGCAAGCTCGAAAGGGCTGACCAGACGGCAGCTGCTGGCGCGGGCAACCGTGGCGGGGGCGAGCTTCGTCGTGGGTTCGGGGTTCATGGCGGCGCGCAATGCCGCCTGGGCCACCGAGCTCTCGGCGCTCAAGCCCACCACTTTCGCGACGCTCGTGCAGATGGCGCGCGATATCTATCCGCACGACAAGATCGACGACCAGTATTATGTCATCGCGGTGAAGGGCTACGACACTGCCGATACAGCTGACGAAATCGAAGCGGGGATTGCCGCGCTCGATGCGGCGGCACGCGGCAAAGGCTTCGCGAATTACCTCGAGACGGGCTGGGAGAAGGATCGCGTCGCGATCCTGCGGGGCATGGAGGAGAGCCCCTTCTTCCAGAAGATCCGGGGTGGTCTGGTGACCGGCCTCTACAACCAGAAAGCGGTCTGGCCGATCTTCGGCTACGAGGGCGAGTCCTATTCCAAGGGCGGCTACATCAACCGCGGTTTTGACGACATCGACTGGCTGTGAGGGAGGCAGACATGGTTGCGAAATTTGATCTGAGCGACGACAGCGTCGTCGTCATCATCGGTACTGGCGCGGGCGGCGGCGTGCTGGCAAACGAACTGGCGCAAAAGGGCGTCAAGGTCGTGGCGCTCGAAGCGGGCGGTCGCTATCTGCCCGAGGATTACATCAACGACGAATGGGAAAGCTTCGGCCAGCTCGCCTGGACCGAGCCACGCACGACGAGCGGCGACTGGCGCGTAGCGAAGGACTTCTCGGGTCTGCCCGCGTGGATCGTGAAAGCGGTCGGCGGCACCTCGATCCACTGGGCCGGGGCGAGCCTTCGCTTTCAGGACCACGAGTTCAAGACGAAGACCCATTACGGCAATGTCGACGGGGCGAACCTGCTCGACTGGCCGATCGATCCGGCCGAGCTTGCGCCCTATTACGACAAGGCCGAGGCCAAGCTGGGCGTGACCCGCACCGGCGACCGTCCGGGCCTGCCGGGCAACAACAACTTCAAGGTTCTGGAGAAAGGCGCGAAGTCGCTTGGCTACGAGGAAGTGAATACCGGTCATATGGCGATCAACTCGATCGACTATGACGACCGGATGTCGTGCCAGCAGACGGGCTTCTGTTTCCAGGGCTGCAAATGGGGCGCCAAGTGGTCGTCGGCCTACACGGACATCCCGCGCGGCGAGGCGACGGGCAATCTGGAGGTGCGCGATCATTGCCACGTCGCCCGCATCCTGCATAACGATCAGGGCATGGCCTCCGGCGTCGAGTATTTCGACAAGGACGGCAATCTGCAGATGCAGAAGGCCAAGATCGTCTGCGTCGCGGGCAACTCGATCGAGAGCCCGCGCGTGCTCCTGAATTCGCATTCGGCGATGTTCCCCGACGGGCTTGCGAACTCCTCGGGGCAGGTGGGGCGCAACTACATGCGTCACACCACGGGCTCGGTCTATGGCGTGTTCGACAAGCCGGTGAAGATGTGGCGTGGCACGACGATGGCGGGCATCGTCCGCGACGAGGCGCGCCACGATCCCTCGCGCGGGTTCGTGGGCGGGTATGAGCTGGAGACGCTCAGCCTCGGTCTGCCCTTCATGGCGGCCTTCCTCGATCCGGGCGGCTGGGGGCGCGAGTTCACCTCGGCGCTCGACAGCTACGAGAACATGGCCGGGATGTGGATCGTCGGCGAGGACATGCCGCAGGAGACCAACCGCATCACGCTCAACCACAAGGTCGAGGACGCCTACGGGCTGCCGGTGGCCAACGTGAACTACACCGATCACCCGAACGACCGGGCGATGCGCGATCACGCTTATGCTCGCGGGAAGGCGATCTACGAGGCGGTGGGCGCGACCCGGACGCTGCCGACGCCGCCCTATCCGTCGACGCATAACCTCGGCACCAACCGGATGTCCGAGAACCCGCGCGACGGGGTGGTGAACAAGCACGGCCAGACCCATGATGTGCCGAACCTGTTCATCTCGGACGGCTCGCAATTCACGACCGGCGCTGCGGAGAACCCGACGCTGACCATCGTCGCGCTCGCGATCCGGCAGGCGGATTTCATCGCCGGGGAATTGTCCAAGGGTAACATCTGATCCCGAGAGGGTCAGCTAAGGCAAAAGAAGACCGGGCTGCCGAAGGGTGGCCCGGTTCTTTTTGCGGAACCTTTGCCCGTCTGCGCGCTTGCGCACAGGACATGCGGGACCTTCGCTAGTTCAAATTTCCACGGGAAGCCCCACACTATCACCAACGATATTTGGAGGCTCCCATGACCTTTCGACCTGTCTCGGCCACCAGCCAAGCGCAACCCGCGCTCGAAGGCGCTGGCGTGCACCTGCACCGTGTCTTCGGCTTCGGCGACCCGTCGCTGACCGATCCGTTCCTGATGATGGACGACTTCCGCAACGACGATCCGCGGCTCTATTCCAAGGGCTTCCCGTGGCACCCGCATCGGGGCATCGAGACGATTACCTATGTGCTCGACGGCCAGGTGGAGCACGCGGATTCGCTCGGCAATCGCGGTCTTCTCGGCGCGGGCAGTGTGCAATGGATGACGGCCGGCTCCGGCATCGTCCATCAGGAGATGCCCTCGGGCAATGCCAAGGGGCAGATGCACGGGTTTCAGCTTTGGGCGAACCTGCCCGGCGCGCTCAAGATGACGGCGCCGCGCTATCAAGACATTACCGGCAGCGACATTCCGATCGAGGGCGACGAGGACGGTACCACCGTCAAGGTCATCATCGGTTCGTTCTGGGGCAAGACCGGCCCGGTCGACGGGATCGCCGCCAATCCGATGCTGCTCGACGTGTCGATCCCCGCGGGGCGCCGCAAGGTGCTGCCGGTCGATACGCGCTCGAACGCGCTCGCCTATGTGTTTGCAGGTTCCGGCACCTTCCGCGACGCCAGCGATCCGGTCGGCATCAAGGTCGAGAAGGAATATCGCGGTCAGGAGCTGAATATCCGCGACATGACCGGCAACCGCACGCTGGTCCGCTTCGGCGCGGGCGATGAGATCACGGTGCAGGCCGGGGACGAAGGTCTCCGCTTCCTGCTGATGACCGGTCGCCCGATCCAGGAGCCCGTCGCATGGCACGGCCCCATCGTCATGAACACGCAAGACGAACTGCGTCAGGCGCTGACTGAACTCAACAACGGCACGTTCATCAAACACGGCTGAGGGCGCCGTTGCCCCTCAGTCCCTTCCCAACACAGGAGTTAGAAATGGCACAACCGAAGATCGCAATCGTCTTTTATTCCACCTATGGCACGAACCACGCTGTCGCGCTGGCGGCAGCGGAAGCCGCCGAGGCAGCCGGGGCCGAGGTGCGCCTGCGCCGCATTCCCGAGACGGCCCCGAAAGCCGTCGTCGAGGGGCAGGACGCCTGGAAGAACCAGCTCGAGAAGATGAGCGATATTCCGGAAGTGACCGCCGACGACATGGAGTGGGCCGAGGGCTATTTCTTCTCCGGGCCGACCCGCTACGGCGTCTCCGCGAGCCAGATGCGCGCCTTCATCGACACGCTGGGCGGTCTCTGGGGCGCGGGCAAGCTCGCCAACAAGACCTTCACCGCGACGACCAGCGCGCAGAACGCGCATGGCGGGCAGGAGGCGACCATCCTCGGCCTCTACACCACGGCCATGCATTGGGGCTGCGTCATCGTTCCGCCGGGCTATACCGACGAGGCGATCTTCAATGCGGGCGGCAACCCCTACGGCTTCTCGACCAATGCCGGGGGCGTCGACGAGGCTGGCAAGGCCGCGATCGCCCATCAGGCGAAACGCCTCGTCGAGATGACGGCGAAACTCGTCGCCTGATCTGACTTAACGTCCATTAAGCGCCCCCACCTCTCTCGGCGGGGGCGTGCTTGTCTCCCGATCGCAAAGTGTCCAAACCTTTCAATTCCCCGTGCGTCCGCCGATCAGCGTGGTATTTCGACTGAATGGATATCGTCGTCATCACCACGATTGTCGCGTCGCTTTTCCTCGTCATCGGGGTGGCGGAGCCATTGGCAGCGCGCCTCCGCCTTCCGTTCAGCGTGATCCTTGCGGGCATCGGTATTCTCATCGGTGTGGCGGCTGTGTTTTTCCTCCGGACCGAGCTGACCGACGCGCTCAATCCGGTGGCGGAAGCGATCCTGAACCTTCCGATCCGCTCGAACGTGTTTCTCTACGTGTTCCTGCCCACGCTGCTGTTTCAGGCGACGTTGGGGATGGACCTGCGCAGGATGCTGGACGACTGGGTTCCCATCCTGATGCTTGCGGTGGTGGCGGTCGTCGCGGCCACCCTCAGCGTCGGTTACGCGCTGTCCTGGGTCAGTTCGATCCCGCTCACCGCGTGCCTGCTCATCGGCGCGATCGTGTCCACGACCGATCCGTCCGCCGTCGTCTCGATCTTCCGCTCGATCTCTGCCCCGCGCCGGCTGTCGCGGATCATCGAAGGGGAAAGCCTGCTCAACGATGCCGCGGCCATCGCGCTGTTCGGGCTTTTCATGGGCTTCGTCATGATGGGCGTGCCCGATCCGAAGCTGGGCGACGCGCTCGCCCGGTTTCCGTATCTCATCCTCGGCGGCGCGTTCACGGGCTGGCTGGTCGCGCGTATCGCCGTCGGGATGATGTCGTTCTTCCGGCGCCATGAGCTCGCCCAGCTCTCGATCTCGGTGGCACTGCCTTACCTGGCCTATATCGGCGCGGAGCAAAGCATCGGCGCTTCGGGCGTCATCGCGGTGGTCGCCGCCGGTCTGACGCTGAACCTGACCGGGCCCGGACGTCTGCAACCGCAGACATGGATCAATCTGCGCGAGCTCTGGGGCGTCCTGGCGCATTGGGCGGGAGCCCTCATCTTCGTTCTGGCAGCACTGTTGATCCCGCGACTTCTGGAGGAAATCCGGATCGGGGATATCGCCCTCGTCGGTGTCGTGGTCGTTGCGTCCATTTTCGCGCGCGCGGTGATCCTGTTCGGGCTTCTGCCACTTCTCACGGCGCTGCGGGTCTCACCCACGGTCGAGCGGCCCTATCGGGTCGCCATCCTCTGGGGCGGATTGCGTGGGGCGGTGACGCTCGCGCTGGCGCTGGCCGTGACCGAGAGTTTCCGCGTCCCCGACGAGGTTCAGCGCATGGTCGGCATCCTCGCCACCGGCTTTACGCTATTCACACTGATCGGGCAGGGCACCACGCTGCGCTGGATCATCGGTCGGCTGGGGCTCGACCGGCTGTCGCCGATCGACGATGCGCTGTCGCGTCAGGTGGTCGCCGTCTCGCTGCAGAAAGTGCGCGAAGACCTCGCGCGGACCACCGAGAATTATGAACTCAGCCGAGACGTCGTCCGCTCCGAAGCCAAGCGGTTCGGGGAGCGGCTGGAGGGCGCGGTCAAGGCCGCCGACGACAGTCAGGACATCCACGACCGCGACCGCATCACCCTGGGGCTTATCGCGCTCGCCGGCCATGAACGCGACACCATCCTGATGCGGGTGCGGGAGCGGACGATCGCCTCTCGCATCGCCGAACAGGTTCTGTCGAATGCCGACCGTCTGATCGAGGGCGCACGCGCGGACGGGCGGCACGGCTATAACCGGATCGCGCGGCGCAGCGTCAAATATGGCTTCGGCTTCCGCGTCGCGAATATCCTGCATCGCCGCCTCCACCTGTCGCGCCCCCTCGCGCGGATGACGGCGGACCGGTTCGAGATGCTCCTGTCGCAGCGGCTGGTACT
Proteins encoded in this region:
- a CDS encoding flavin monoamine oxidase family protein, whose amino-acid sequence is MKTQVAIVGGGLAGLALARHLHARGVSFELFEARPRFGGRIKALETATGRVDLGPSWFWPGQPRIAALTEALNLRKFEQFARGAVSLEDASGDVHRNMGFASMAGSWRLEGGMVALTNALAAELPPAQLHPGARVVGIGAGPSVTLEDGQACEAENVVLAVPPRVAEQMTFEPELSDAQRQVLRAIPTWMAGHAKFVALYERPFWREAGLSGDAMSQRGPLAEIHDASGPDGTPAALFGFLGVPARARIGQEEVVKAAALEQLGRIFGPEAANPLTYALEDWAVAPETATEADLEPLRFHPDYGLPSVLRGLREGRVHFASSETAPEMGGYMEGALAAAERVVRDLVGGFGATP
- a CDS encoding ribbon-helix-helix domain-containing protein is translated as MCHVFAGQDPERYSSETRRLRLNGQSTSIRLENAFWDILDEIAARDGVSTPTFISTLHAEVLELRGEPSNFTSLLRCACLKFMEISTDRAPLAVAAE
- a CDS encoding VOC family protein, with the translated sequence MAKSIHSMIRVLDEDRSVAFYDKAFGLKVADRLDFPDFTLVYLSNPESEFELELTVNKGRTEPYDLGDGYGHFAVSVDDLEAEHKRFEAEGLAPRKLVEFAPAGEVVAKFFFVADPDGYQIEVLAREGRFK
- a CDS encoding Twin-arginine translocation pathway signal; this encodes MATKASSKGLTRRQLLARATVAGASFVVGSGFMAARNAAWATELSALKPTTFATLVQMARDIYPHDKIDDQYYVIAVKGYDTADTADEIEAGIAALDAAARGKGFANYLETGWEKDRVAILRGMEESPFFQKIRGGLVTGLYNQKAVWPIFGYEGESYSKGGYINRGFDDIDWL
- a CDS encoding GMC family oxidoreductase, translating into MVAKFDLSDDSVVVIIGTGAGGGVLANELAQKGVKVVALEAGGRYLPEDYINDEWESFGQLAWTEPRTTSGDWRVAKDFSGLPAWIVKAVGGTSIHWAGASLRFQDHEFKTKTHYGNVDGANLLDWPIDPAELAPYYDKAEAKLGVTRTGDRPGLPGNNNFKVLEKGAKSLGYEEVNTGHMAINSIDYDDRMSCQQTGFCFQGCKWGAKWSSAYTDIPRGEATGNLEVRDHCHVARILHNDQGMASGVEYFDKDGNLQMQKAKIVCVAGNSIESPRVLLNSHSAMFPDGLANSSGQVGRNYMRHTTGSVYGVFDKPVKMWRGTTMAGIVRDEARHDPSRGFVGGYELETLSLGLPFMAAFLDPGGWGREFTSALDSYENMAGMWIVGEDMPQETNRITLNHKVEDAYGLPVANVNYTDHPNDRAMRDHAYARGKAIYEAVGATRTLPTPPYPSTHNLGTNRMSENPRDGVVNKHGQTHDVPNLFISDGSQFTTGAAENPTLTIVALAIRQADFIAGELSKGNI
- a CDS encoding pirin family protein — encoded protein: MTFRPVSATSQAQPALEGAGVHLHRVFGFGDPSLTDPFLMMDDFRNDDPRLYSKGFPWHPHRGIETITYVLDGQVEHADSLGNRGLLGAGSVQWMTAGSGIVHQEMPSGNAKGQMHGFQLWANLPGALKMTAPRYQDITGSDIPIEGDEDGTTVKVIIGSFWGKTGPVDGIAANPMLLDVSIPAGRRKVLPVDTRSNALAYVFAGSGTFRDASDPVGIKVEKEYRGQELNIRDMTGNRTLVRFGAGDEITVQAGDEGLRFLLMTGRPIQEPVAWHGPIVMNTQDELRQALTELNNGTFIKHG
- the wrbA gene encoding NAD(P)H:quinone oxidoreductase, which translates into the protein MAQPKIAIVFYSTYGTNHAVALAAAEAAEAAGAEVRLRRIPETAPKAVVEGQDAWKNQLEKMSDIPEVTADDMEWAEGYFFSGPTRYGVSASQMRAFIDTLGGLWGAGKLANKTFTATTSAQNAHGGQEATILGLYTTAMHWGCVIVPPGYTDEAIFNAGGNPYGFSTNAGGVDEAGKAAIAHQAKRLVEMTAKLVA